Proteins encoded in a region of the Shewanella polaris genome:
- the rseP gene encoding sigma E protease regulator RseP: MIDFFWSLGSFIVALGILITAHEYGHFWVARRCGVKVERFSIGFGKAIWRKMGKDGTEYVVAMIPLGGYVKMLDERVEDVPAELVDQAFNRKTVWQRIAIVSAGPIANFIFAIAALYVMYLIGTPSIKPVIDSTTLNSPASVIQLVEPQQIMAVSGQKVRTWEEVNLALVSHIGDESIDITLAPLSELSGVDMPLRTVKLDTRQWQFDPEKESPITSLGLGIFRPGIDPTIAVISKDSAAEKAGIKVGDKLVNINGVQYSDWKAFVDVVQSSANKNINMTLIREGQSINVNVVPKAQQNSDGKTIGIIGISPTQAPWPDNMRFELEYGIVDSIVAATDKTWQLVAVSFKMIEKLFTGDVSVKNLSGPISIAQGAGASASYGLVYFLGFIALISVNLGIINLMPLPVLDGGHLLYYFIEVITGKPVPEKVQEIGFRFGAALLLMLMGVALFNDFARL, encoded by the coding sequence ATGATAGATTTTTTTTGGAGCTTAGGTTCTTTTATTGTTGCATTAGGTATTTTGATTACCGCACACGAATACGGCCATTTTTGGGTTGCCCGTCGTTGTGGGGTAAAAGTTGAACGATTCTCTATTGGTTTTGGTAAAGCCATTTGGCGCAAAATGGGTAAAGATGGCACCGAATATGTGGTGGCTATGATCCCGTTAGGCGGTTACGTCAAAATGCTTGATGAGCGGGTAGAAGACGTCCCAGCCGAGCTCGTCGATCAAGCCTTTAACCGTAAAACGGTATGGCAGCGTATTGCCATTGTTTCAGCAGGCCCCATTGCTAACTTTATTTTTGCTATAGCAGCCTTGTACGTTATGTATCTGATAGGTACTCCATCAATCAAACCCGTTATTGATAGCACCACGTTAAATAGCCCTGCCAGTGTTATTCAGTTGGTTGAACCGCAACAAATAATGGCAGTATCAGGACAAAAAGTAAGAACCTGGGAAGAGGTTAACTTAGCCTTGGTTAGCCATATTGGTGATGAAAGCATTGATATAACCTTAGCGCCATTATCTGAACTATCAGGTGTGGATATGCCCTTACGTACCGTTAAGCTCGATACGCGTCAGTGGCAATTTGATCCAGAAAAAGAATCTCCAATTACTTCATTAGGTTTAGGCATTTTCCGTCCGGGAATAGATCCTACCATTGCGGTGATCAGCAAAGACAGTGCGGCAGAAAAAGCTGGCATTAAAGTGGGCGATAAACTCGTCAATATTAATGGTGTCCAATACAGTGATTGGAAAGCGTTTGTTGATGTGGTACAAAGCTCTGCCAACAAAAATATTAATATGACATTGATACGTGAAGGTCAATCCATCAATGTGAATGTAGTGCCAAAAGCACAGCAAAATTCTGACGGTAAAACTATCGGAATTATAGGCATTAGTCCAACCCAAGCACCATGGCCTGATAATATGCGCTTTGAGCTTGAGTATGGCATAGTAGATTCGATTGTCGCTGCAACAGATAAAACTTGGCAACTTGTTGCCGTCAGTTTTAAGATGATTGAAAAATTATTTACCGGCGATGTGTCGGTTAAAAACCTCAGTGGTCCTATTTCCATTGCACAAGGCGCTGGCGCCAGTGCAAGTTACGGATTAGTGTACTTTCTAGGGTTTATCGCGCTCATCAGCGTTAACTTAGGGATTATTAATTTAATGCCTTTGCCAGTGCTCGATGGTGGACACTTGCTGTATTACTTTATAGAAGTGATTACTGGTAAGCCTGTACCCGAAAAGGTACAGGAAATAGGTTTCAGGTTTGGTGCAGCTTTGCTGCTAATGTTGATGGGCGTAGCCTTATTCAACGATTTCGCCCGACTCTGA
- the lpxD gene encoding UDP-3-O-(3-hydroxymyristoyl)glucosamine N-acyltransferase: MQKVTLKELGQLLGATVKGDDTLEIFSVATLENATQGQLSFLANSKYRDQLEATQASAVLLSEKDANGYSGNALIVNDPYVGFARTAQLLDTTPKDPPGIHPSAQIDPSAILGEGVAIGANAVIGAKVILGENVQIGPGCVVGETSIIGSNSRLWANVSVYHNVHIGHDCIIHSGSVIGSDGFGYANERGNWIKIPQTGGVRIGNHVEIGACTSIDRGALSDTEIHDGVIIDNQIQIAHNVVIGQNTAIAGGTILAGSCTIGKYCIIGGNCAIAGHLSIADGVHVSGGTNVTSIIRDKGVYSSATIAMENKLWRRNTVRFRQLDELFNRVKHLEKSAKGTE; the protein is encoded by the coding sequence ATGCAGAAAGTGACTTTAAAAGAGCTTGGCCAATTATTGGGGGCAACGGTTAAAGGTGATGACACCCTGGAAATATTTAGCGTGGCTACCCTTGAAAATGCAACTCAAGGCCAACTCTCTTTTTTAGCCAATAGCAAGTATCGCGATCAGCTTGAGGCTACTCAAGCTAGTGCGGTATTGCTGAGCGAAAAAGATGCAAATGGTTATTCTGGCAATGCCTTGATCGTTAACGATCCTTATGTCGGCTTTGCTCGTACAGCGCAATTACTTGATACCACCCCTAAAGACCCCCCAGGTATTCATCCCTCTGCACAAATAGATCCTTCAGCCATTTTGGGTGAAGGTGTTGCTATTGGTGCTAATGCGGTCATTGGTGCCAAGGTTATTTTAGGTGAAAATGTTCAGATAGGTCCAGGTTGTGTCGTCGGAGAAACCAGTATTATAGGTTCAAATTCGCGTCTTTGGGCCAATGTGAGTGTTTATCATAATGTTCATATAGGCCATGATTGCATCATCCATTCCGGGTCTGTTATTGGGTCTGATGGTTTTGGTTATGCCAATGAGCGCGGTAACTGGATTAAAATCCCGCAAACCGGTGGCGTTCGTATTGGCAATCATGTCGAAATTGGCGCATGTACCAGTATAGACCGTGGTGCATTATCAGATACCGAAATCCACGATGGTGTCATTATCGATAACCAAATTCAAATTGCTCATAACGTTGTTATTGGGCAAAATACCGCCATTGCAGGTGGTACTATTTTGGCTGGTAGCTGTACCATAGGTAAATACTGTATTATTGGCGGTAATTGTGCAATCGCAGGACACTTGAGTATTGCTGACGGAGTTCATGTTAGCGGCGGAACGAATGTGACCAGCATTATCCGTGATAAAGGTGTGTATTCATCTGCGACGATTGCGATGGAAAATAAATTATGGCGTCGAAACACTGTTCGTTTCCGTCAATTAGATGAGCTTTTTAATCGAGTAAAACATCTCGAAAAAAGTGCTAAGGGCACAGAATAA
- a CDS encoding OmpH family outer membrane protein — protein sequence MVNRALITLAFCATPMLAQAEKLAVVDMGEVFEQLPQREQISKSLKAEFGDRVASVQKMQEEMRSLVEKQQRDGALMSDTQKTELVRKMESLKSEFQLKGKALDEDMRRRQGEEQNKLLVLVQKAINTIASKEQYDMVLQRGAVIFVKPEADISSQVVEALSKGQ from the coding sequence ATGGTAAATCGCGCCTTAATTACATTGGCATTTTGTGCAACACCTATGCTAGCTCAAGCGGAAAAACTCGCTGTAGTTGATATGGGCGAAGTGTTTGAACAGCTGCCTCAGCGTGAACAGATTTCAAAATCATTAAAAGCTGAATTTGGAGATCGTGTTGCAAGCGTCCAAAAAATGCAGGAAGAAATGCGTTCTTTGGTTGAAAAGCAACAACGTGATGGCGCGTTAATGAGCGACACACAAAAGACTGAATTAGTGCGTAAAATGGAATCTCTAAAATCTGAATTCCAATTGAAAGGCAAAGCATTAGACGAAGACATGCGTCGTCGTCAAGGTGAAGAGCAAAACAAGCTATTAGTTCTAGTTCAAAAAGCCATTAATACTATTGCTAGTAAAGAACAATATGACATGGTGCTACAACGTGGCGCAGTTATTTTTGTTAAGCCAGAAGCTGATATTAGCAGCCAAGTGGTAGAAGCCTTAAGCAAAGGCCAATAA
- the bamA gene encoding outer membrane protein assembly factor BamA codes for MRLNKIFASMLFVGASFSGNGWAESFQPFEVTDIQVEGLQRVALGAALLSLPVKVGDTVDEVKLQQAIKSLYGSTNFENISVSHEDGILYVTVKERPTISVISFEGNKDIKDEQLQESLDGSGVRAGESLDRTMLTGIEKGLQDFYYGVGKYGAKVEAQIINLPRNRVELKFKFTEGLAAEIRQINVVGNTVFSDYELIGMLELKDYVAWWDLFGERRYQKQKLQADLETIKTYYHNQGYIRFEVTSTQVAMTPDRKGLYITINVNEGEKYKVKEVNLIGDLMGREKLMKAILPIKAGNMYNGADVTFTEEMYSKYLGRFGYAYPEVKTYPEINDETKEVVLNINVNPGKRVYVRSINFTGNTVTKDEVMRRELRQMEGAWLNSAQIEQSKLRLNRLGYFETVDAETIQVPGSDDLVDVAIKVKEQPSGSFNAGVGYGTESGVSLQFGVEQNNFLGTGNQAGFSINTNKYSKSANLSYTDPYFTKDGVSLGGSIFWNEFDANEANLERYKNKSYGVALTSGFPINESNRLNGGIGYRHNTISEISSYEQAVRFYNVYRNDDPDADLSFDNFELNAGWYRSTVNRGQFPTDGSSQRLSGKMTVPGSDLQYFKTDFDTSFYFPLTPQHGFVMLARAHLGYANGYGKFDDNDQILPFWENYYSGGSSSLRGFKSNSVGPRSFYLYRGSEACSPDASGDGCSLPGNVDTVYVSEGNSIGGNAIATASLEVIVPTPFLDEAYTNSVRTSFFLDAGNVWDTEFDYDGYRYLPADQFSQLSDYSDPERIRASWGMSVQWISPMGPMVFSLAWPLKEYEDDETEIFSFNIGKTF; via the coding sequence ATGAGATTGAATAAAATTTTTGCCTCGATGTTATTCGTCGGCGCGTCTTTTTCAGGGAATGGTTGGGCAGAGTCTTTCCAACCTTTTGAAGTGACCGACATCCAAGTAGAAGGTTTGCAACGAGTTGCTCTCGGTGCAGCACTATTGAGTTTGCCTGTGAAAGTAGGTGACACAGTAGATGAAGTTAAATTACAGCAAGCGATAAAGAGCCTTTACGGTTCAACCAATTTTGAAAACATTAGTGTCAGTCATGAAGACGGTATACTTTATGTAACAGTTAAAGAACGTCCAACTATTAGCGTTATCTCATTCGAAGGTAATAAAGATATTAAAGACGAACAGTTGCAAGAAAGTCTTGACGGTTCTGGTGTTAGAGCTGGCGAATCGCTCGATAGAACTATGTTGACAGGCATTGAAAAAGGTCTGCAAGATTTCTATTACGGTGTAGGTAAATACGGTGCCAAAGTTGAAGCGCAAATCATCAACTTACCTCGTAACCGTGTTGAGCTTAAATTTAAGTTCACCGAAGGTTTAGCGGCTGAAATCCGCCAGATAAACGTAGTGGGTAACACTGTGTTTTCTGATTATGAACTTATTGGTATGCTTGAATTGAAAGATTATGTTGCTTGGTGGGATTTGTTTGGTGAGCGTCGTTACCAAAAACAAAAGCTACAAGCTGACCTAGAAACCATCAAAACTTATTACCATAATCAAGGGTATATTCGCTTTGAAGTGACTTCAACACAAGTAGCAATGACACCAGACCGTAAAGGTTTGTACATTACTATCAATGTGAATGAAGGCGAAAAGTATAAAGTAAAAGAAGTTAACTTAATAGGCGATCTTATGGGTCGCGAAAAGTTAATGAAAGCTATTTTGCCGATTAAAGCCGGTAATATGTACAACGGTGCCGATGTGACATTCACCGAAGAAATGTACAGTAAATACCTTGGTCGCTTTGGTTATGCTTATCCAGAAGTGAAAACGTATCCTGAAATTAACGATGAAACTAAAGAAGTGGTTCTTAACATCAATGTTAATCCGGGTAAACGTGTATATGTTCGCTCAATTAACTTCACTGGTAACACAGTTACTAAAGATGAAGTAATGCGACGAGAATTGCGCCAAATGGAAGGGGCTTGGTTAAATTCGGCCCAAATTGAGCAGTCTAAACTACGCCTTAACCGTTTAGGTTATTTTGAAACGGTTGATGCTGAAACGATTCAAGTTCCGGGCAGTGATGATTTAGTAGATGTGGCCATTAAGGTGAAAGAGCAACCTTCTGGTTCATTTAATGCTGGTGTTGGTTATGGTACTGAATCAGGCGTGAGTTTGCAGTTTGGTGTTGAGCAAAATAACTTCCTTGGTACAGGTAACCAAGCTGGTTTCAGTATTAATACCAACAAATACTCAAAAAGTGCTAATTTATCTTATACCGACCCATATTTTACTAAAGATGGCGTTAGCTTAGGTGGCAGCATCTTTTGGAACGAGTTTGATGCTAATGAGGCTAATCTTGAGCGTTATAAGAATAAATCTTATGGCGTTGCATTAACTTCAGGGTTTCCAATTAACGAATCTAATCGTTTGAACGGTGGTATTGGCTACCGTCATAATACGATTTCAGAAATATCGTCTTACGAACAAGCTGTACGTTTTTATAATGTTTATCGTAATGATGATCCTGACGCAGACTTAAGTTTTGATAACTTTGAATTAAATGCTGGTTGGTATCGCAGCACAGTTAACCGTGGTCAGTTCCCTACTGATGGTTCGTCGCAACGTTTAAGCGGTAAGATGACAGTGCCGGGTTCTGATTTACAGTATTTTAAAACGGATTTTGACACTAGTTTTTACTTCCCTCTGACACCTCAACATGGGTTTGTCATGTTAGCGCGTGCTCACCTAGGTTACGCCAATGGTTATGGCAAATTTGACGACAACGATCAAATATTGCCGTTCTGGGAAAACTACTATTCAGGTGGTTCGAGCTCGTTACGTGGTTTTAAGTCTAATTCTGTAGGTCCTCGTTCATTTTACTTATATCGTGGTAGTGAGGCATGTTCACCAGACGCGTCGGGTGATGGTTGTAGCTTACCAGGCAATGTTGATACTGTTTATGTGAGTGAAGGTAATTCAATTGGTGGTAACGCCATTGCAACTGCAAGTTTGGAAGTGATTGTTCCTACACCATTCTTAGATGAAGCTTACACTAACTCTGTACGTACCAGTTTCTTCTTAGACGCAGGTAACGTGTGGGATACCGAGTTTGATTATGATGGTTATCGTTATTTACCAGCTGATCAATTCTCTCAGTTAAGTGATTATAGCGATCCGGAACGTATACGTGCCTCATGGGGTATGAGCGTCCAGTGGATATCCCCAATGGGTCCTATGGTGTTCAGTTTGGCTTGGCCATTGAAAGAATATGAAGATGACGAGACAGAAATTTTCTCGTTCAATATTGGCAAAACGTTCTAA
- a CDS encoding phosphatidate cytidylyltransferase: MLKQRIITALWLIPIVLGAIFLLPANYFAWALVPVFLIAAKEWGSFIDPSCNVTQWSFTATLSLLLIALNLAVPVDVLWFKGQLHPMYLAIITIGVFWWIVSIGLVFSFPKSASIWKKSPMLKSMFGQLTLIPCFTSLIALKSLSSNVHPYYGGTLVFLVLLVVWATDTGAYFAGRKLGKHKLMPSVSPAKTLEGLVGGLITSMVVVAGIMYVAPEQELGLLIVVTLITALASAFGDLSESMFKRAANIKDSGTILPGHGGILDRIDSLTAALPVFTFIYIAMWM, from the coding sequence TTGCTAAAACAACGAATAATAACAGCATTGTGGTTAATCCCAATTGTACTTGGGGCAATCTTTTTACTTCCTGCAAATTATTTTGCATGGGCGTTAGTACCAGTATTTTTAATTGCAGCAAAAGAGTGGGGGAGTTTCATTGACCCCAGTTGTAATGTCACTCAGTGGTCTTTTACCGCGACGCTCAGTCTGTTACTGATAGCGCTTAATCTAGCGGTCCCCGTTGATGTTTTATGGTTTAAGGGACAATTGCATCCCATGTATCTTGCCATTATCACCATTGGTGTATTTTGGTGGATAGTGAGTATTGGATTAGTGTTTAGTTTTCCTAAAAGCGCCAGCATATGGAAAAAAAGCCCAATGCTAAAATCCATGTTTGGTCAGTTAACACTCATACCGTGTTTTACGTCTTTGATCGCGCTTAAATCGTTAAGCAGCAATGTTCACCCTTATTATGGTGGCACATTAGTCTTTTTAGTATTGTTAGTGGTGTGGGCTACCGATACTGGCGCTTATTTTGCGGGTCGTAAATTAGGTAAACATAAACTGATGCCTAGTGTTAGCCCTGCAAAAACCCTTGAGGGTCTGGTTGGCGGATTAATTACGTCTATGGTTGTGGTGGCAGGCATTATGTATGTTGCACCAGAACAAGAACTAGGTTTACTCATTGTGGTTACGTTAATCACTGCGTTAGCATCTGCTTTTGGTGATTTATCTGAAAGTATGTTTAAGCGTGCTGCTAACATTAAAGATTCTGGCACCATTTTACCGGGACACGGTGGAATTTTAGACCGCATCGATAGCCTTACTGCTGCGCTACCGGTATTTACCTTTATCTACATAGCGATGTGGATGTGA
- the ispC gene encoding 1-deoxy-D-xylulose-5-phosphate reductoisomerase, whose product MQNMVILGATGSIGASTLSVMANNPAEFHVYGLVANASVDKMLALCITYQPEYAHMVDESAAMQLKALLPQGSVTQVTTGAEALNALVTDANTDTVMAAIVGAAGLVPTFDAVKAGKRVLLANKEALVMSGELFMHTARASGATVLPVDSEHNAIFQCLPTNAQAQLGYCDLAASGIAHILLTGSGGPFLQTDLSTLSAMTPTQACNHPNWSMGPKISVDSATMMNKGLEFIEARWLFNTQADQLKVVIHPQSVIHSMVQYRDGSVIAQMGNPDMRTPIAHCMSYPQRINAGVEPLDFFKVGQLSFCEPDFSRFPCLRLAMQACEHGQEATTVLNAANEIAVEAFLNGQIRFTDIADINARCLDSIPQTCLASIGDILQLDGQARMTAMSAIKALN is encoded by the coding sequence ATGCAAAATATGGTGATTTTAGGGGCAACAGGCTCGATAGGTGCTAGCACGCTAAGTGTGATGGCAAATAATCCAGCGGAATTTCATGTCTATGGTCTAGTGGCTAATGCCAGCGTAGATAAAATGCTGGCATTGTGTATTACCTATCAACCTGAATATGCTCATATGGTGGATGAGAGCGCCGCCATGCAACTTAAAGCCTTATTACCTCAAGGAAGTGTTACTCAGGTAACAACAGGGGCAGAAGCGCTTAATGCATTGGTTACCGATGCTAATACCGATACCGTTATGGCTGCCATTGTTGGTGCTGCGGGATTGGTGCCAACATTTGATGCTGTTAAAGCGGGCAAACGGGTACTGTTAGCCAACAAAGAAGCATTGGTGATGTCGGGTGAATTATTTATGCACACGGCAAGGGCTTCTGGTGCAACAGTGTTACCGGTCGATAGTGAACATAATGCGATTTTTCAATGTTTACCTACCAATGCACAAGCACAATTGGGTTATTGTGATTTAGCCGCATCAGGCATCGCTCATATTTTATTAACCGGTTCAGGTGGTCCGTTTTTGCAAACGGATTTATCGACACTTAGTGCGATGACACCGACACAAGCCTGTAATCATCCTAATTGGTCTATGGGACCTAAAATATCTGTCGATTCAGCCACGATGATGAACAAAGGCTTAGAGTTTATTGAAGCTCGCTGGTTGTTTAATACTCAGGCCGATCAACTCAAAGTAGTGATACACCCTCAAAGCGTTATTCATTCCATGGTGCAGTACCGCGATGGTTCAGTTATTGCGCAAATGGGTAACCCTGATATGCGTACTCCTATTGCTCATTGTATGAGCTATCCGCAAAGAATTAACGCTGGTGTTGAACCTTTGGATTTTTTCAAAGTCGGACAGTTAAGCTTTTGTGAACCTGACTTCAGTCGATTTCCATGTTTACGTTTAGCAATGCAAGCATGTGAACATGGACAGGAAGCGACCACAGTGTTGAATGCGGCCAATGAAATTGCCGTTGAAGCTTTCTTAAATGGTCAAATACGTTTTACTGATATTGCGGATATAAATGCACGGTGTTTAGATAGCATACCGCAAACATGTTTAGCGAGTATTGGCGATATTTTACAGTTAGATGGACAAGCTCGCATGACAGCAATGTCTGCTATTAAAGCACTTAATTAG